The genomic stretch CGATACGAACGGATTGCGGACGAGCGAGGTCCGCCATGCGGTTGATGAAGCCGACGCGAACGGCGACCTCGGTCGCCTGCGTGGCGATGTGACGCGCCCAGAGACAGTGGCCGGTGAGGGTCTTGAACCGATACATCGCATTCTCGGCAAGCGATCGCCGGTGGTAGCCACTGTGTTGCTTCCATTCTCGACGACCGTTACGGGCAATTGCATCAACCGCGCCATTACGCCACGCCGCACCGGGCATATCCGCTGGCCAATGAGCGGCACCCTCGCGTGGCGGAATCGAAGGAATAGCACTGCGTGCAGCAATGGCCGCATGGCATGGCTTGGTGTCGTAGGCACCGTCACCGCCGATGACATCGATTTGTTCTTCGCGTGGAATCTGGTCGAGCAACTTGGCCAGAGCGTCACCGTCAGCCACATTCTGATTCGTCATTAGCGCGGCATGCACTTGACCTGTATTCGCGTTGAGCGCGAGATGGACTTTACGCCACGTGCGCCGCTTCGAGTAGCCGTGCTGGCGCACCTTCCATTCACCTTCTCCATAGATCTTCAGACCGGTGCTGTCGACAACCAGATGGATCGGTTCATTGTCACGAAGGATCGGCAGTTCGACATCAAGCGTTTTTGCCCGGCGACAGAGCGTGGTGTAATTCGACACCGGAAAGCTCGGGAAGGCCAAATCGCGCAGACTTTGGGTGAAACCTTGCAGGGCGCGCAAGGTCAGTCGATAGACGGTCTTCACGCCAAGTAATGCCTGAATCAGCGTATCGCCGTATAGACACGGGCGACCACGTGTGGGTATGGCATCGGGTATTCTGGCAAGGACGGCTTCATCTATCCATATTGTTACGTTCCCCCGGTTGATCAGGCCTTCATTATAGGCCGCCCAATTCCTGACACGGTAGCGTGCCTTCGGCTCACCTGTCTTGTGTATATCCTTGCGCATTTTCTTGGAAAAAATTAGGCAGTTACTCTGGAATCTGACTTGATAGGGATCTGGCCCCGAGACTGTTGCGCGTAAACATCAATGGATCTCGCTCGATTTATGCAACAACGCCCCGCCATTATATCGAACCCCGTCTGCCTGCGCTCCAAAGCTCTTCTCGGCACAAACCCGCAAGGCGGAGTACCGCCTCGCGGCACGCAATGCCGGGCGAGTGATTTACCATTTCGCTGTCTCGTGCGCTTTCGATACTTGCAGACGGTTTCGGTCGACGGCACCACCGCCGGTCATCGTGATTTCTCGCCCGCCGTGGCGTTGTTGCATAAATCGAGTGTGAGGACGCACGCAATAGCATCGACGGGCAATTTCAGACGATACGAACGGATTGCGGACGAGCGAGGTCCGCCATACGGTTGATGACGCCGACGCGAATGGAGACCTCGGTCGCCTGCGCCTCGATGTGACGCGCCCAGAGACAGTTGCCGGTGAGGGTCTTGAACCGATACATCGCATTCTCGGCAAGCGACCGCCGGTGGTAGGCCACTGTCTTGCTTCCATTCTCGACGACCGTCACGGGCAATTGCATCAACCGCGCCATTACGCCACGCCGCACCGGGCATACCCGCTGGCCAATGAACGGCACCCTCGCGTGGCGAAATCGAAGGAATAGCACTGCGTGCAGCAATGGCCGCATGGCATGGCTTGGTGTCGTAGGCACCATCACCGCCGATGACATCGATTTGTTCTTCGCGTGGAATCTGGTCGAGCAACTTGGCCAGAGCATCACCGTCAGCCACATTCTGATTCGTCATTAGCGCGGCATGCACTTGACCCGTATTCGCGTTGAGCGCGAGATGGACTTTACGCCACGTGCGCCGCTTCGAGTAGCCGTGCTGGCGCACCTTCCATTCACCTTCTCCATAGACCTTCAGACCGGTGCTGTCGACAACCAGATGAATCGGTTCATTGTCACGAAGGATCGGCAGTTCGACATCAAGCGTTTTTGCCCGGCGACAGAGCGTGGTGTAATTCGGCACCGGCAAGCTCGGGAAGGCCAGATCGCGCAGACTTTGGCTGAAACCTTGCAGGGCGCGCAACGTCAGTCGATAGACGATCTTCACGCCAAGTAATGCCTGAATCAGCGTATCGCCGTATAGACACGGGCGACCACGTGTGGGTATGGCATCGGGTATTCTGGCAAGGACGGCTTCATCTATCCACATTGTTACGTTCCCCCGGTTGATCAGGTTTTCTCATTATAGGCCTCCCAATTCCTGACACGGTAGCGTGCCTTCGGCTCACCTTTCTTGTGTATGTCCTTGCGAATTTTTTTGGCAAAAATTAGGCAGTTACTCTGGAATCTGACTTGATAGGAGACTGGCCCCGCGACCGTTGCGCGTAAACGTCAATGGATCTCGCTCGATTTATGCAACAACGCCGCCCGCCGTAACAAACTATTGATCCGCAGTTCGCGCTTTTGAAATTGGAACATCGTCCCTCATATCTCGTTTTTCCATGCCCCTCACATGAGGGACAATTTTCAATTTCAAAAGCGCGAATTGCGGATCAATAGGTGCTGGGCGAGCGGCGCGAAAACCAAGCGCGCGAGCGCCGGGAACGGCTCGTCGAGCGAGAGGTTCCTGCCGCGCCAAACGATCGCGAGCGCCGCGTCGTCAGCCTCGCTGGCCACGCGCTTGTTGATCCACACGCCGGTCGCCTTGGCTTCGCCTTCCGCAACCAGCGCCCAGGCGCTCTTTGGGAAGAAGCGTAGTGGCATGCGACGACCTGCGCGGAACAGTGCGGCCAGCGGCGCAAGATGCGCGAGCGGGTCGGCTACCGGCGCGAATTCGAAACCTTCTTCGTTGCCGAACCACCGCGTGCGACGCGGGCCACCCGGATCGATTGCACAATAGACAAGATGCGACAGCCAGGCCGACAGATAATTGCGCGCGCCAGAGCGCGCATAGCGGTAAATCACTTGCCCAGCGGGCGTGAGCCGGTGCAGCGTGCCGTGCAGCGAGAGCGGCGCGCACAACGCGTCGACCGCTAACGCCGTATCATCGGCACCGAACCAGGGTATCTCGCCCTGTGGCCAGGCCGGTGTGATCTCCAGTGCGAAGGTGCGCCGCTCGGTACCCGCCTCCAGAGCGAGCCGCACCTTACTAGCCAGCCTGTCGAGCGCGCCCAGCGCCTGCTCGCGCCACACCGCGCCGGTCGCGCCGCCCGGCATCTCGGGGCTCGACTCAGCGATGCGGCGCGCGAGTTCGCCCACGCTCTCGCCAGTGCCTTGTTCCACGTTCTCGACGAACATCGGCAGCACGCGCGCAGCCAGCGAGTCGCTGCCCGCGTAGTCAAGCACGAAGGGTTCGGTGTCGCTTAGTTCGGCCTGCGTTTCGAATAGCGCGACGCCGAGGCGGTCGCGCAGCAGCGCACGCGCAGGATGGTGCCAAAAGCGTTCGAAGTCGCCGAAGGCCACCGGCACCTCTGGCTCCGGCGGCAACGGCGCGGCGAAAAACGGCGGCACGTCCTCGGTCGTGCCGCATGCAAGCTGGCCGGCCAGCGTGGCACGTTCGGCGTCGTAGGAATAGAGCCGCCCGCCGGGCTCGAAATAATCGAGCGCAAACGGCTGCAGCGGATGCTCGATGATGAAGGATTGCCGCACCGCTTCAATCGAGGCTGGTGCTGCGCCCGACCCAGCCGTGACTTCGGCGACGTAGTCAAGGAGTTCATCGACCAGGGCGGCCGGCGGTAAGGGCGCGTTGTCGCGGATGCTGCGGCCCGTGTAGGTGATCATCAGCCGGTCGCGCGCGGCCAGCAGCAGGTCGAGGAAAAGGTTACGCTCGTCGTCGCGGCGCTGGCGGTCGCCGAACTTAGTGAACACCGCCATCAGGTCGAATTCGTCGGCGCGCGACAGACTCGGCAGCACGCCGTCGTCCATTCCGACCAGGCAGACCATGCGATACGGCAAACCGCGCAGGCTGGTCAGTGAGGAGAAAGTCACACCGCCCCAGGGTACGCCGCCGCACGCCGGATCGTCGAGCCCGGCAGCGAAGCCGGCGCGCATCACGGTGGCCGGCACCGAAAAGTCTCGTGCACCCTCGCGGATCGTCTCAACCAGCGTGTCGAGCGCGTCGCGCACGCCCGACAATGCATCCGCGTGGGTCCTGCCAGAATCGAAGAAGCGCGCCAGCGCCTCGGCGAAGATCTCGTTCCAGACTTCGGGCGTTTGCTCGCCGGCGATGCGGTCGACGAACCAGTCGAGATCGTCGGTAAAACGCGCGAGCCGCCCCAGCAGCTCGGCCTCGCCACCCTCGGGGCCACCCACCGGAAGATAGGCTCCGACCGGTGCCGCGCCGTCTGGCATCGCATAACCAAGAAACAGCCGCGCCAGCGCATCGGAGAAGGTATGGCGGCGCGCCGGCACGGTGGCACCGTCAACCGGACCGCTTACGGAAGCGACCGCCGCAACCGTCAGCCCGCGTCGCGCGCCGGCCGCGGCGAGCCAGGTCTGCACGGTCTCGAGCGCGGCCACGTCGATGCCGTAGCGGGCTGCCACCGCGTCCACGCGCAGCCACTCCACCAGCTCGGGCGCGCCTACCTCACGATCGGGCAGGGACAACCAGTCGAGCAACACGCGCGCCACCGGGTTGGCCTGCAAAGGCGGCAGCCCGGTGATCCTGTACGGCACACGCGCGGCCTCTTGCGAAGCAGCAGTGCCAAACACCGCATCGATCAGCGGGCCAGCCGCGGACAAGTCGGCCACCGCCACCAGCACATCCGAGGGCGCGAGCGTCGGATCCTCGGCGAAAGCGGCCAGTAGCCGATCGTGCAGCACCTCGAGCTGGCGCATCAGGCCGTGGCAGACGTGCACCTCGATGCCGCGTTCGGACGGTGGCGGCCCAAGCTCAGCCTCGGGCTGTAGGTCGAGGATCGCGTTCTGGATTCTCGCCAGCCAGGTGTCACCAACGCAGCCCTCATATTGGGCGGCATTGGTGGTGGTGGCGGTTTCGGTCAGCTTGTGCAGTATGTGAAGTTGCGCCTGGGTCTGGCGCCCCCACTCAGCCAGCAATGGATGGCCAACCTGCTGGCAGTCAAGCTGGCCGCGCGCGTCGAGCGACTCGACGCGCCCGGCGCTGACGATGCCGAACCAGCATTCGCGGCAGGGATTGAGCGCGTAGATCCGCACGTCGATCCACCGCGACAGCTCGCGCAGCAGCGCTACGTGTAGCGGCGGCATGGTCATCAGTGCGAACACACTGACCGCATCTGGCCAGGCGGCCAGCGCGTTCGCATCAGGCACGAGCGCGGGCGCATTGCGCAGGAAGCGATGCGTGGGCGGCTCGCCGTCCACAGCCAACTCGGCCACCAGCGCGCGCCACAAAGCGGCCTGCCACTGTTCGTCATCGCGCGCAGCCTCGGCACCCTGTGAAGGGGTGCCTTCCAAAGCGAAGATCGAATTCCCGTCGCGCCAGGCCAACAACCATTCGGGCCGATAAGTCAGGTAATGGTCAAACACCGAGGCGAGCCGATAGGCCAGCTCGTAACGCATCGGCGCATCTGCCGCCGCCAGGTAGGCCGCGAGCCGCGGAGAGACAAGCCAAGAAGTCACGCCGCGCGCCGGCTCGTATCCGTCAAAACCGCCATGGCCGACACCCTCGCCCACTGAATCCGCCGCATCCGACAAGAGCCGGTAACAGCGCCACACCAGCCGGTCCGGCGCCAATCGCGAACGTGGTGGCACACGCAACACTTGGCTGATCTGCGTCCACAGCCATTCTGCCAGGTAGCTGAACTCGAGGTTCGCGCAAATGCCGTGCCGCCCAGCGATATCGAGTTGGAGCCGCTGTCGCAGAGCCGCACTCGGCACGATCACCTGATGGCGCGCCCATGGGCCCGCCGTACCCGGATGCAAAGCGAGATGCTCGATCAGCACATCGGCGAGGGTTTCGTAGCGGTTCGAGAAGAAGAGATGGAGCATATGGGCGGCGGAACGGGCGAGACGAGGCGCGAAACTACGCGGGAAGCGCAGAGGATAGCAAACGCGCCCGTGCCCGGATATTCGGAGAATGGCCAGACCAGGGTCGGCCCGAGGAAATACGATAGACTCATCCGTCCCCCACGCCGTTTCCTCAACTCGTCCTCGATGCGCTATTCAATCGAAATCAGGAAGTTCCTGTACAGCCAGTACTTCTTCGGCGGCCTGCGGATCGCCGTCGGCGTGTCCCTGCCGACCGTACTCTGCCTCATCGTGTTCCACGAACGCGACCTCGGTTTCACCATCGCTACCGGCGCGCTAGGCACCTGCGTGGTCGACATGCCGGGCCCGCTTAAGTACAAGCACAACGAAATGCTTGCGTGCAGCTTGATCGGCTTCCTGTCCGCGCTGGCCACCGGCCTGGCCACGCCGAACATCTTCGCGCTGTGGCTGACCATCGTGCCGCTCACCTTCGTGCTGTCGCTGATCGTAGTATACGGCAACCGCTGTCCGCAGATCAGCTTCGCTACCCTGTTTATGATGGTGATGACGCTGGAAGAGAGCTTCACGCCGCTCGAGGCGCTAATCAATGCGGCATGGATCTTCTCTGGTGGCCTCTGGTACACCTACTGGGCCACCCTGGTGTCGCGCTGGCAGGCCTGCCGCATCGAACAGCAGGCGCTGGCCGACAGTCTGTTTGGGCTATCCGGCTATCTGCGTGCATGCGCCAATTTCTACGATCCCGAGACCGATCTCGACGAATGCTATCGCGCCTTGGTGATTAAGCAGGTGGCGGCGATCGAATCGCAGGAAAGCGCGCGCGACATCGTGCTGCGCCACCTGCCCAAGCTGCGTCATGGCAAGCTCGACCCGGAGCGCACTATGATGTTCAACCTGTTTATCAACAGTGTCGACCTGCACGAAATGTTCATCGGCGCGCATACCGACTACCCACTGCTGCGTAGCACCTACGGTCGCTCAGACATGCTGCTGTTCTATCGCGACCTGATCCGCAAAGCCGCGTCCGACCTCGAAACAGTTGGCCTCGCCGTGCTGGAGAATCGCGCGAGCCAGCCACGCATCAGCGTGAAGGCCGAGCTGCGCGCGATAGAGTACGAGATCGAGCTGATGCGCAAAAAGAACTTCGCGCAGACCAACCCCGAAGCCTACGCGACCGTGCTGGCCACCTTCCGGCGTATCTGGAGCGCCACGCGCTTGATTAACAAGATGTGCTGCGCGCTCGCCGAGACGCCCAACACCAGTAAAACTGAGCTGAAGATCGACCAGAGCCTGGCGCGCTTCCTGCAGCGCCGCCGTGTCTCGCCGATGCTGATTTTCTCGAACCTCAACCTCGGCTCACCGAGCTTCCGTCACGCGCTGCGCGTGACTGTGGCGGTGGCGGTGGCGTTCTGGCTCGGGCGGCTGCTGCCCCTCACCAACGCCTACTGGATTGTGATGACCACCATCATCATCTTGAAGCCAGGTTACTCGCTGACCAAGCAGCGCAACGCGCAGCGTATCGTCGGCACCCTACTCGGCTGCACGATCAGCATCGTATTGATCTACACGGTCAAGTCACCAGCGCTGCTGATCGCCATCATGTTCGGCTCGATGGTGATGAGCTACAGCCTGCTGCTGTTCAATTACGGAGCCAGCGTGGTGTTCACTTCCTCCTACGTGCTGCTGATGTTCCACCTGCTCGCGCCGGGTAGCATGCGTATCATCAGCGAGCGCGTGATCGACACGGTGGTGGGCTGTATGATCGCGATTGCTGCGAGCCGACTATTTCCCTATTGGGAATATCGCGCGATGGGCAAGCTGGTGGCCGAGGTGCTGAGCACCACCCGAAATTATTTCGAGACCGCCTGTCGGGTCGGGCGCGGCCAGGGTGCGCCGTCGACACTCTCAGTGACCGCCGAGGACGACGCAGCGGTGATGCAGGCGGTGGCCACCACGGCCAAATCCGGCAAGGTATCGCCGCTCGAGAGCAACTATCCATATCGCCTTGCGCGCAAGAACATGCACATCGCCTTCGCCAACCTGAGCCAGGCCTTCCAGCGCATGATGCTGGAGCCCAAGGCGCACCAACGCTTCGTGCCCGAGCTCAACGACCTGTTGGTGCAGGCCCACGTGCTGGGCGCACAGATTACGGTCGCCGCGCCCATGCTGCGAAGCCCCACCAGCGAGGTCGCTTCCGCGGCCTATGCGGCGCTGGAGCAAGGGCTCGCACAGGTGCTCGAGCATCTACAACAAGCTGAGGCCGGTACGCCGCCGCCAGCCGACCAGGCCGAGCTGACCAAGCGGCTCGCGCGCGATCTCGATGCGATGGTGGTGGAGGCGGAGAAGTCGAGCCAGGTGGGCTCGGAGCTGACACACGACCCGAAGGTGCTGGCGCACCAGTGCAAGCAAATGCTGGCTTCGTC from Burkholderia sp. encodes the following:
- a CDS encoding IS5 family transposase, with protein sequence MRKDIHKTGEPKARYRVRNWAAYNEGLINRGNVTIWIDEAVLARIPDAIPTRGRPCLYGDTLIQALLGVKTVYRLTLRALQGFTQSLRDLAFPSFPVSNYTTLCRRAKTLDVELPILRDNEPIHLVVDSTGLKIYGEGEWKVRQHGYSKRRTWRKVHLALNANTGQVHAALMTNQNVADGDALAKLLDQIPREEQIDVIGGDGAYDTKPCHAAIAARSAIPSIPPREGAAHWPADMPGAAWRNGAVDAIARNGRREWKQHSGYHRRSLAENAMYRFKTLTGHCLWARHIATQATEVAVRVGFINRMADLARPQSVRIA
- the recC gene encoding exodeoxyribonuclease V subunit gamma, with translation MLHLFFSNRYETLADVLIEHLALHPGTAGPWARHQVIVPSAALRQRLQLDIAGRHGICANLEFSYLAEWLWTQISQVLRVPPRSRLAPDRLVWRCYRLLSDAADSVGEGVGHGGFDGYEPARGVTSWLVSPRLAAYLAAADAPMRYELAYRLASVFDHYLTYRPEWLLAWRDGNSIFALEGTPSQGAEAARDDEQWQAALWRALVAELAVDGEPPTHRFLRNAPALVPDANALAAWPDAVSVFALMTMPPLHVALLRELSRWIDVRIYALNPCRECWFGIVSAGRVESLDARGQLDCQQVGHPLLAEWGRQTQAQLHILHKLTETATTTNAAQYEGCVGDTWLARIQNAILDLQPEAELGPPPSERGIEVHVCHGLMRQLEVLHDRLLAAFAEDPTLAPSDVLVAVADLSAAGPLIDAVFGTAASQEAARVPYRITGLPPLQANPVARVLLDWLSLPDREVGAPELVEWLRVDAVAARYGIDVAALETVQTWLAAAGARRGLTVAAVASVSGPVDGATVPARRHTFSDALARLFLGYAMPDGAAPVGAYLPVGGPEGGEAELLGRLARFTDDLDWFVDRIAGEQTPEVWNEIFAEALARFFDSGRTHADALSGVRDALDTLVETIREGARDFSVPATVMRAGFAAGLDDPACGGVPWGGVTFSSLTSLRGLPYRMVCLVGMDDGVLPSLSRADEFDLMAVFTKFGDRQRRDDERNLFLDLLLAARDRLMITYTGRSIRDNAPLPPAALVDELLDYVAEVTAGSGAAPASIEAVRQSFIIEHPLQPFALDYFEPGGRLYSYDAERATLAGQLACGTTEDVPPFFAAPLPPEPEVPVAFGDFERFWHHPARALLRDRLGVALFETQAELSDTEPFVLDYAGSDSLAARVLPMFVENVEQGTGESVGELARRIAESSPEMPGGATGAVWREQALGALDRLASKVRLALEAGTERRTFALEITPAWPQGEIPWFGADDTALAVDALCAPLSLHGTLHRLTPAGQVIYRYARSGARNYLSAWLSHLVYCAIDPGGPRRTRWFGNEEGFEFAPVADPLAHLAPLAALFRAGRRMPLRFFPKSAWALVAEGEAKATGVWINKRVASEADDAALAIVWRGRNLSLDEPFPALARLVFAPLAQHLLIRNSRF
- a CDS encoding FUSC family membrane protein codes for the protein MRYSIEIRKFLYSQYFFGGLRIAVGVSLPTVLCLIVFHERDLGFTIATGALGTCVVDMPGPLKYKHNEMLACSLIGFLSALATGLATPNIFALWLTIVPLTFVLSLIVVYGNRCPQISFATLFMMVMTLEESFTPLEALINAAWIFSGGLWYTYWATLVSRWQACRIEQQALADSLFGLSGYLRACANFYDPETDLDECYRALVIKQVAAIESQESARDIVLRHLPKLRHGKLDPERTMMFNLFINSVDLHEMFIGAHTDYPLLRSTYGRSDMLLFYRDLIRKAASDLETVGLAVLENRASQPRISVKAELRAIEYEIELMRKKNFAQTNPEAYATVLATFRRIWSATRLINKMCCALAETPNTSKTELKIDQSLARFLQRRRVSPMLIFSNLNLGSPSFRHALRVTVAVAVAFWLGRLLPLTNAYWIVMTTIIILKPGYSLTKQRNAQRIVGTLLGCTISIVLIYTVKSPALLIAIMFGSMVMSYSLLLFNYGASVVFTSSYVLLMFHLLAPGSMRIISERVIDTVVGCMIAIAASRLFPYWEYRAMGKLVAEVLSTTRNYFETACRVGRGQGAPSTLSVTAEDDAAVMQAVATTAKSGKVSPLESNYPYRLARKNMHIAFANLSQAFQRMMLEPKAHQRFVPELNDLLVQAHVLGAQITVAAPMLRSPTSEVASAAYAALEQGLAQVLEHLQQAEAGTPPPADQAELTKRLARDLDAMVVEAEKSSQVGSELTHDPKVLAHQCKQMLASSLLIRKDASLIRLPA